Proteins from one Megalopta genalis isolate 19385.01 chromosome 1, iyMegGena1_principal, whole genome shotgun sequence genomic window:
- the LOC117223782 gene encoding ubiquinone biosynthesis protein COQ4 homolog, mitochondrial, which yields MPGNQQNVVFQRVGSALFYGLSSLMITVVNKTVLTSFEFPSFQVLGIGQMLATIVLLSGAKKLRYVEFPNLEVATFAKIWPLPVIYIVSGGSVRRFFGDASFAKSYAMDRIDLTPLQRAVLTMGAAAISFTNPFRGDMIACLGETTGSEALVHCRQQMLATAEGRRILDEQPRISTATVDLDALKRLPKGTVGRTYREFLDANNVSPDSRPLVRFVEDTELAYVMQRYRETHDIYHALLLMPTTMLGEVAVKWIEALQFRLPMCLTGAIFGAYRLRPRQRKMYLRYHLPWAIRTGNDAKFLLGVYFEERWEQPLEEFHREMNIESLVELQEKPSESE from the exons ATGCCGGGGAATCAACAGAACGTTGTATTTCAGCGGGTCGGTTCCGCCCTGTTTTACGGGTTGTCGTCTCTAATGATCACTGTCGTGAATAAAACGGTGTTGACGTCGTTCGAATTCCCATCGTTCCAAGTGCTCGGCATAGGGCAAATGCTGGCGACGATCGTGTTGTTGTCGGGCGCGAAGAAGCTGCGCTATGTCGAGTTTCCTAACCTAGAAGTGGCAACGTTCGCGAAGATATGGCCGTTGCCAGTGATTTACATC GTTTCAGGCGGCTCTGTTCGAAGGTTTTTCGGCGACGCCTCGTTCGCGAAGAGTTACGCGATggatcgcatcgatttgacgcCGTTGCAGCGCGCGGTTTTGACCATGGGCGCCGCCGCGATATCCTTCACGAATCCGTTTCGCGGCGACATGATCGCCTGTCTAGGAGAGACTACCGGATCCGAAGCTCTCGTCCACTGCCGTCAACAGATGCTGGCTACCGCCGAGGGACGACGCATTCTCGATGAACAACCACGCATCTCCACCGCCACGGTCGATCTCGACGCGTTGAAACGCTTGCCAAAGGGGACCGTCGGCAGAACTTATCGTGAATTTTTGGACGCGAAC AATGTGTCGCCCGACTCGAGACCGTTGGTCAGGTTCGTCGAAGATACCGAATTGGCGTACGTGATGCAACGGTACCGGGAGACGCACGATATTTATCACGCGTTGCTACTGATGCCGACCACCATGCTTGGAGAGGTGGCCGTCAAGTGGATAGAAGCGTTGCAATTCCGTTTGCCGATGTGCTTAACCGGAGCGATATTCGGCGCGTATCGGTTGCGTCCAAG GCAGAGGAAGATGTATCTCCGTTATCATCTTCCGTGGGCCATTCGAACCGGGAACGACGCGAAATTCTTATTGGGAGTTTACTTCGAGGAACGTTGGGAGCAGCCCCTCGAGGAGTTCCATCGGGAAATGAATATCGAGTCGCTGGTCGAACTTCAAGAGAAACCGAGCGAGTCCGAGTAG